From bacterium:
CAGACCGCGAAGGCGAAGTTCAACGAGTCGGTGGATATCGCCGTCAAGCTTGGTGTGGATCCCAAGAAGTCCGATCAGATGGTACGCGGCACGGCTTCGCTCCCGAACGGAATCGGGAAGAAGGTTCGTGTTCTGGTTCTTACCCGCGGTGGTAAGGAGCAGGAAGCGAAAGATGCCGGCGCCGAACATGTCGGATACGAGGACTATCTCGAAAAAATCCAGAACGGATGGGCGGATATCGATGTCGTTATCGCGACGCCCGACGTCATGGGCGAAGTCGGTAAGCTCGGTAAAGTGCTCGGTCCCCGCGGACTGATGCCGAATCCGAAATCCGGTACGGTGACCAACGACGTTGGTCAGGCCGTGCAGGATGTGAAGGGAGGAAAGATTTCCTTCCGTGTCGACAAGGCCGGCATCGTGCATGCCATGGTTGGCAAAACCGATTTCACCGCCGAAAAGATCGTGGAGAACGTGCAGTCCTTCATCGCGACGCTCAATCGCATGCGTCCCACCGCAGCGAAAGGCATCTACATCAAGGGCGTGACCATCTCTACCACGATGGGCCCCGGCATCAAAATTGACAAATCCGAAGCAGCTGCGCTGCACTGATAAAGATTTTGTACCTGACCTGCATCCGGTCAGACTACGCACTCTCAATGCTTCTATTTCTCTAATTCACGTTGTCCCATTCGAACGTATCCCCCAGAGGATCGAATGACTAAAGAACAGAAAGCCACGGTGATCGCGGATACGGTTGAACGACTCAGCCGTTCCAACGGTCTGTACCTGGCAAACTTTTCGGGGCTGACCGTTGATAAGGCCAATGCGCTCCGGAGTGAGTTCTTCAAAGCTGGTGTGGACTACAAGGTTATCAAGAACACCCTGCTGAAGCGGGCTCTCGAAGAGATCGGCGGTTACGATGAGGTTTATCCTTATCTGGTTAACCAGACCGGCGTTGTATTCGCATATGACGATCCCGTACAGCCTGCACGTATTCTCAAGGAGTTTGTCAAAACCAATGAGAACATGCTCGCCGTCAAGGTGTGCGTGCTTGAAAAGGAAGTGTTCGACGGTTCACGACTGGAAGAACTCGCATCCCTGCCCACTCGCGACGACCTCATTGCCTCCATTATCGGAAGCATTGCGGCTCCTGCGCAGGGCATCGCCGGCGCTATCAATGCCGTCATGCGCGACCTGGTCGGCGTTATCGACGCCATCGAAAAGCAGAAACAGGAACAGGCGGCCTGATCGCCCATCCCTGATAAAAGAGTATCTAAATAATTCTATCCTTCAAGGAGTAATACAATGTCCGTGATCGAAGAAATCGTTGAGAAAATTGAGAAATTGACTCTTCTTGAGGCATCTGAGCTCAAGACCGCCCTCGAAGACAAGTTCGGCGTTACCGCTGCTGCCCCGATGATGATGGCTGGTGCCATGCCCGGCGGCGCTCCCGCAGCCGAAGCCGAAGAAAAGACCGAATTTGATGTTGAGCTGACCGGTATCGGTTCCAACAAGATCAACGTGATCAAGGTTGTGCGCGCAGCGACCAGCCTCGGTCTCAAGGAAGCCAAGGACCTCGTCGAAGGCGCCCCGAGCATCGTCAAGGAGCAGCTGCCGAAGGAAGAGGCCGAGAAGCTTCAGAAGGAACTCGAGGAAGCAGGCGCGACCGTTACCCTCAAGTAAGCGGCACTGCTTTTCAACGTACTGGAACACTCACCATCTGACAGAACGTTCTGTTTAGCGAAAACAACGATTCAACGATGTGTACGACAGGAAGCGGGTCGAATTTAGTTCGTCCCGCACTTGTCGTTTTATCGCCTGACCTGATTTCTGCTGCAATCCGCCGGATCGCGGCACCAGGTATCCGCCACGCACGCACCATGTTAAGGAGCTAGGAATTGAGTAACTCAAAGACGAACGGCTTCAACGATACATTCAACAGTCTTGAGCTGCACGCCATGTCCAATGGACGCTGGAGTTTCGGGAAGATTTCGGATCTGTTCGAGTATCCGAACTTTCTCGACGTCCAGCGTTCCTCGTATGAGGGCTTTCTGCAGGAGAGAGTCCATGCATCCAAGAGAGAGGACATGGGACTGCAGCAGGTCTTCGCCACAAATTTCCCCATCACGGATGCCCGTGAGAATTATATCCTCGAGTTCATCGATTATTTCATCGAAAAGCCGAAATACTCCGTGCCGGAGTGCCAGGAGCGCGGACTGACCTTCGCCGTTCCCCTCAAGGCACGTCTGCGTCTTTCCTCGAAGTCCGAAGAACCGAACAGCAACGAGTACATCGAAACGGTTGAACAGGAAGTATATCTTGGCAACCTGCCCTATATGACCGACCGGGGCACATTTATCATTAACGGCGCCGAACGCGTCGTGGTCAGCCAGCTGCACCGTTCTCCCGGCGTGTTTTTCGGTGAATCGATTCACCCGAACGGCACGAAGATGTTCTCGGCGCGCATCATCCCGTTCCGCGGTTCCTGGGTGGAATTCGCAACGGATATCAATCACGTCATGTATGCGTACATCGACAGGAAGAAGAAATTCCCCGTCACGACGCTGCTGCGCGCGCTGGGCTTCTCCTCGAACAAGGAACTGCTGGAGCTGTTCGACCTCGTCGACGATGTTTCGCTCTCCGCCAAGAATCTCGAAGATCATTACGGCCGCGTGCTGTGCGAGGAGGTCGTGGATGAAACGACAGGTGAACTTCTCGTAAGTGCGGATACCGAACTCGATGAGGAACTCGTCGAGTCCGTCCGCGAACATGGTGTGAAGTCTGTCCGCGTCTACAGGACGGACAATGAAAACGCCCTGGTCATCGCCAACACGATCCGCAAGGATGAGGCAAACAACGACCAGGAAGCGCTTGAAATGATTTACAAGCAGCTCCGCAGTGGTGAAGCACCTGACCTGGAAACGGCGAAGGGTCTGATTGAACGCCTGTTCTTCAACCCGAAGCGCTACGATCTCGGTATCGTTGGCCGCTATCGCCTCAACAAGAAGCTGGAACTCGATATCGAGCCCGAGGTCACCACGCTTACGCGCGAGGATATCGTCAGCATCGTGCGTTACCTGATCGATCTGATGCAGGGACAGCAGAACGTCGACGATATCGATCATCTCGGAAACCGTCGCGTGCGTACCGTGGGCGAGCAGCTCGCAGCCCAGTACAATGTCGGTGTCTCACGCATGGCGCGTACGATCAAGGAACGCATGAATATCCGCGACGTGGAGAATTTCACGCCTTCCGATCTTGTGAATGCGCGCACCATCTCCAGCGTGGTCAACGCCTTCTTCGGCACCAACCAGCTTTCGCAGTTCATGGATCAGACCAATCCGCTTTCCGAACTGACGCACAAACGCCGTATGTCGGCTCTCGGACCGGGTGGACTGACGCGTGAGCGTGCGGGCTTCGAGGTGCGAGATGTGCATTACACGCATTACGGCCGTCTGTGTCCCATCGAAACGCCTGAAGGACCGAACATTGGTCTGATTTCCTCCCTCTGCATTCACGCACGCATCAATGATTTCGGATTCATCGAAACGCCGTACCGCGTGGTGAAGAACGGCAAGGTCACCAAAGACACCATTTACCTGACGGCGGAAGAAGAGGATGATATCGTCATCGCGCAGGCCAACGCGCCGCTCAAGGACGATGGCACCTTTGAACTCGACAAGGTCAAGTGCCGCCTCGGAAGCGAATTCCCCGTCGTTCCGCCCGAAGACGTGGCGTACATGGACGTCGCGCCGAATCAAATTGTGAGTCCCGCCGCCGCGCTCATTCCCTTCCTCGAGCACGATGATGCAAACCGCGCACTCATGGGATCGAATATGCAGCGCCAGGGCGTGCCCCTGCTGCGTCCCGAAGCCCCTGTCGTCGGTACGGGACTCGAGGAGAAAGTCGCCCGTGACTCGCATGCAATGATCGTGGCCAAGCATGACGGACAGGTGGTGTTCGTCGATGCCAATGTCATCCGTGTGCAGTACGATCTCGGACGCTCGGAAGCGGACAAGATGGCTGCCTTCGACAGCAACGGGATTGAAGAATATCATCTGACCAAGTTTTTCCGCACGAATCAGGACACCTGCATCAACCAGCGTCCCATCGTAAAACCCAGCCAGAAGTTCAAGGCGGGTGAAGTGCTGGCCGACGGAAGTTCGACCGATCAGGGCGAGCTCGCACTCGGACGCAACGTGCTGGTGGCCTTCATGCCCTGGCGCGGCTACAACTTCGAGGATGCGATCATCGTCAGTGAGCGACTGGTTGCGGAAGATGTGTTCACCTCCATTCACATCGAAGAGTTCGAGCTGCAGGTGCGTGACACCAAGCGCGGTGAAGAAGAACTCACGCGTGAAATTCCGAACGTCAGCGAAGAAGCCACCAAGGATCTTGACGAGAACGGTATCGTGCGCGTCGGTGCGGAAGTCGGTGAGAACGATATTATCATCGGTAAGATTACGCCGAAGGGTGAATCCGATCCGACACCGGAAGAAAAGCTTCTCAAAGCAATCTTCGGCGACAAGGCCGGCGACGTGAAAGACGCTTCCCTGAAGGCGCCTCCGGGAATGAAGGGCATCGTCATCAAGACCAAGCTCTTCAGCCGCAAGAAAAAGGAAAGCGATGCCAAGCGCGAAGAAAAGCGCCGCATGGAAAACCTTGAGGCCGATTTCGATAAGCGCCGTGCCGACCTGATGAATCTGATCGCACAGAAGCTCACCAATCTCCTCCAGGGAGAGAAGGTTCTGGGTATTCGCGATCTGCAGGGCAGCAGCGTTATTCGCGGCGGCACCATGATCGGAGAAGAAACCTTCACGAATGTCATCGATCAGCTCGCGATGCTGGATCCCACGCAGCCGTGGACGGATTCGGAGAAATCCAATAATCTCGTGCAGCGCATCTACGATAATTTCAAGTATGCGCGCCACGATCTCGAAGAAGATTACAAGCGAGAGAAGGGCAAGATTCAGATGGGCGACGAACTGCAGCCCGGAATTGTCCAGCTCGCGAAAGTTTATATCGCCAAGAAGCGCAAGCTTTCCATCGGCGACAAAATGGCAGGCCGTCACGGCAACAAGGGTGTCGTCTCCAACGTCGTGCCCGTGCAGGACATGCCGTACCTGGCGGACGGAACGCCGGTCGACATCGTGCTCAATCCGCTCGGTGTGCCTTCCCGTATGAATCTCGGTCAGCTGTATGAAACAGCTCTTGGCTGGGTAGCCAAGCGTCTCGGCGATCGTGTCCGTTTCGCGACCCCGATTTTTGACGGTGCAAAGTTTGAAGAAATCCAGGATCTCATGGACTCCGTCGGTCTCAACCGCACGGGGAAAATCGACCTCTACGACGGACGCTCGGGCGAGCGTTTCGACCAGCCGGTGACGGTCGGCTTCATCTACATGCTGAAGCTGTCACATCTGGTGGACGACAAGATTCACGCCCGGTCGATCGGACCCTACAGCCTTATTACGCAGCAGCCTCTGGGCGGCAAGGCGCAGTTCGGCGGCCAGCGCTTCGGTGAAATGGAAGTGTGGGCGCTCGAAGCATACGGTGCCGCACATGTGCTGCAGGAAATCCTCACCGTCAAGAGTGATGACGTGCAGGGCCGCGCCAAGGTGTATGAGGCCATCGTCAAGGGCGAAAACCTGCCGGATCCCAACGTTCCCGAATCCTTCAACGTGCTCGTTCGCGAGTTGCAGGGTCTTGGACTGGAAATCAAGATTGAGTGACCGTACGCACCCGCGTTCAACCGGTTTTCCCGAGTGTCTGAATATGAATCTGATTGGAGATAAAGATGCCATTCAAGCCGCAGGAGCAAGTCAAGAAGAATTTTACGCGCATTTCGGTGAGCCTCGCCTCATCGGATGCGATTCTTTCCCGTTCCTATGGTGAGGTAACCAAGCCGGAGACCATCAACTACCGGTCGTTCCGTCCCGAGAAAGACGGTCTTTTCTGTGAAAAGATCTTCGGTCCGGTACGTGACTGGGAATGCCATTGCGGAAAGTACAAGCGCATCCGCTATAAAGGCATTATCTGCGACCGCTGCGGTGTCGAGGTCACGCAGAAGTCCGTGCGCCGCGAGCGCATGGGACACATCTCTCTGGCGGTACCCATCGTCCATATCTGGTATTTCCGTTCGCTTCCGAGTAAGATCGCCAATATTCTCGGCCTCTCCTCGAAAGAACTCGAACGCATCATCTATTACGAAAACTATGTGGTGATCAACCCCGGTCCCACCAGCTTCCCGAAGCCGTTCGGTGCACTCGATGACGAATTCCCCGAGGCGGAGGAAGGGGAGAAGGTCGACAAGGCGCTGTTCCGCAACGACATCACCCTGTTGACCGAAGAAGAGTTCCTCGAGGTGCTTGATGGACTCCCGGAAGAGAATTTCGATCTCGACGACGACGATCCCGAGAAATTCGTAGCGCTGATCGGTGGCGATGCCATCAAGGCGCTGCTGCGTGGAGTGGACATCGAGAAGCTTGCCGAGCGCCTTCGTCTGCAGATCCGTTTCGAGACGTCGCAGCAGAAGCGCCAGGAAGCCATCAAGCGTCTGCGCGTCGTCACCGCGTTTACGACGATGCACGATACGGAATACATCAACCGTCCCGAATGGATGGTGCTGGATGTCATTCCCGTCATACCGCCTGAACTGCGTCCCCTCGTTCCCCTTGAGGGTGGACGATTCGCGACGTCGGATCTGAACGATCTGTATCGCCGCGTCATCATCCGCAATAATCGCCTCAAACGCCTGATCGATATCAAGGCTCCTGAAGTGATTCTCCGCAACGAAAAGCGCATGCTGCAGGAAGCGGTGGATTCGCTGTTCGACAACAGCCGCCGCGTGAATTCCGTGCGCAGCGACAACAACCGGGCGCTGAAATCCCTTTCTGACATGCTCAAGGGCAAGCAGGGACGCTTCCGTCAGAACCTTCTCGGAAAGCGCGTTGATTACTCGGGCCGTTCGGTTATCGTCGTCGGTCCCGAACTGAAACTGCATCAGTGCGGTCTTCCCAAGGACATGGCGGTCGAGTTGTTCAAGCCTTTTGTGATCCGTAAGCTGATCGAGCGCGGCATTGTCAAGACCGTCAAAAGCGCCAAGAAGGTGGTCGACAAGAAAGGTCCCGAGGTCTGGGATATTCTCGAAAAGATCATCGATGGACACCCAGTACTGCTCAACCGTGCACCGACGCTGCATCGTCTCGGCATCCAGGCTTTCCAGCCGCTGCTTGTCGAGGGTAAGGCGATCCGCCTCCATCCGCTCGTGTGTACGGCGTTCAATGCTGACTTTGACGGTGACCAGATGGCGGTGCACGTACCGCTCTCGTTCGACGCTCAGCTCGAATCATCCATTCTGCTGCTTTCGTCGCACAACATCCTTTCACCGCAGAACGGCAATCCCATCACCATTCCTTCGCAGGAGATGGTCCTGGGCTGCTACTACATCACCAAGGCGCTGCCCGGCGACCGCGGCGAAGGCATGATTTTCTCCTCCGCAGAGGAAGCGATGATGGCCTTTGATCATCGCGTTGTCGGTCTGCACGCGCGCGTGAAAGTGCGTGTTCCCATCGCCCTCGACAGGCTGACTGAAGGTGGTCCGACACACGAAGTGATCGAGACCACACTCGGACGCATCCTGTTCAACCGC
This genomic window contains:
- the rplA gene encoding 50S ribosomal protein L1 encodes the protein MKLSKRMKESTSLVERQREYSLNEGVDILKQTAKAKFNESVDIAVKLGVDPKKSDQMVRGTASLPNGIGKKVRVLVLTRGGKEQEAKDAGAEHVGYEDYLEKIQNGWADIDVVIATPDVMGEVGKLGKVLGPRGLMPNPKSGTVTNDVGQAVQDVKGGKISFRVDKAGIVHAMVGKTDFTAEKIVENVQSFIATLNRMRPTAAKGIYIKGVTISTTMGPGIKIDKSEAAALH
- the rplJ gene encoding 50S ribosomal protein L10, translated to MTKEQKATVIADTVERLSRSNGLYLANFSGLTVDKANALRSEFFKAGVDYKVIKNTLLKRALEEIGGYDEVYPYLVNQTGVVFAYDDPVQPARILKEFVKTNENMLAVKVCVLEKEVFDGSRLEELASLPTRDDLIASIIGSIAAPAQGIAGAINAVMRDLVGVIDAIEKQKQEQAA
- the rplL gene encoding 50S ribosomal protein L7/L12, producing the protein MSVIEEIVEKIEKLTLLEASELKTALEDKFGVTAAAPMMMAGAMPGGAPAAEAEEKTEFDVELTGIGSNKINVIKVVRAATSLGLKEAKDLVEGAPSIVKEQLPKEEAEKLQKELEEAGATVTLK
- the rpoB gene encoding DNA-directed RNA polymerase subunit beta; its protein translation is MSNGRWSFGKISDLFEYPNFLDVQRSSYEGFLQERVHASKREDMGLQQVFATNFPITDARENYILEFIDYFIEKPKYSVPECQERGLTFAVPLKARLRLSSKSEEPNSNEYIETVEQEVYLGNLPYMTDRGTFIINGAERVVVSQLHRSPGVFFGESIHPNGTKMFSARIIPFRGSWVEFATDINHVMYAYIDRKKKFPVTTLLRALGFSSNKELLELFDLVDDVSLSAKNLEDHYGRVLCEEVVDETTGELLVSADTELDEELVESVREHGVKSVRVYRTDNENALVIANTIRKDEANNDQEALEMIYKQLRSGEAPDLETAKGLIERLFFNPKRYDLGIVGRYRLNKKLELDIEPEVTTLTREDIVSIVRYLIDLMQGQQNVDDIDHLGNRRVRTVGEQLAAQYNVGVSRMARTIKERMNIRDVENFTPSDLVNARTISSVVNAFFGTNQLSQFMDQTNPLSELTHKRRMSALGPGGLTRERAGFEVRDVHYTHYGRLCPIETPEGPNIGLISSLCIHARINDFGFIETPYRVVKNGKVTKDTIYLTAEEEDDIVIAQANAPLKDDGTFELDKVKCRLGSEFPVVPPEDVAYMDVAPNQIVSPAAALIPFLEHDDANRALMGSNMQRQGVPLLRPEAPVVGTGLEEKVARDSHAMIVAKHDGQVVFVDANVIRVQYDLGRSEADKMAAFDSNGIEEYHLTKFFRTNQDTCINQRPIVKPSQKFKAGEVLADGSSTDQGELALGRNVLVAFMPWRGYNFEDAIIVSERLVAEDVFTSIHIEEFELQVRDTKRGEEELTREIPNVSEEATKDLDENGIVRVGAEVGENDIIIGKITPKGESDPTPEEKLLKAIFGDKAGDVKDASLKAPPGMKGIVIKTKLFSRKKKESDAKREEKRRMENLEADFDKRRADLMNLIAQKLTNLLQGEKVLGIRDLQGSSVIRGGTMIGEETFTNVIDQLAMLDPTQPWTDSEKSNNLVQRIYDNFKYARHDLEEDYKREKGKIQMGDELQPGIVQLAKVYIAKKRKLSIGDKMAGRHGNKGVVSNVVPVQDMPYLADGTPVDIVLNPLGVPSRMNLGQLYETALGWVAKRLGDRVRFATPIFDGAKFEEIQDLMDSVGLNRTGKIDLYDGRSGERFDQPVTVGFIYMLKLSHLVDDKIHARSIGPYSLITQQPLGGKAQFGGQRFGEMEVWALEAYGAAHVLQEILTVKSDDVQGRAKVYEAIVKGENLPDPNVPESFNVLVRELQGLGLEIKIE